The genomic DNA CTTATAACCGGACTTCCGGATTCGCAAGTCGAAGCAGCTGCAGTCGCACTTATCAATCACACCGAACAGCACTTTCGTGACGAGGAAAAAATATTTTGTGCGGCTGGATATCCAAAAGCTCAGGAACACACCGCAATTCACAAACAGTTGATCCGAGAAATGCATTCCATTTTGAAATCCTTCACTAAGGGTCAGGAAACGGTTGGTGGTTTTTTTACATTCCTTGCGCACGATGTGGTGCTTAATCATCTGCTAACTGAAGATAGAAAGTTTTTCTCACTGTTGAGAGAGCCTTGATCTATTCGTATATGATCACTTCAAATCGCTTCATAAGCACAGATTTTTCTTTTTTTACTGTATAAGTTGGGATTTTTTTGTAGTGTTCGTTTTCAATAAGTAAGGAGAAGAGGCATGAGCGAAGCTATAAAATGGAATGATAGTCTATCGCTAGGATTGGAAGTAATCGATGAACAACATAAAAAATTATTAAAGATTGTTAACGAGCTGATTTGCTGCTTTGATCGTGACGATAGAGATCATTTTTTGAAAATAAAATTTTCTGAATTGCGCGAATATACAGTAGTTCACTTTCATGATGAAGAAGATTATATGGTTAAAATTCAGTATGACAAAATTACTGAACACAAAAAACAGCATGATGATCTAAAAAAGCAAGTTAAATCGTATCAAGCATCATTCTTCCACCACGAATCAATAACGAAAGATCAGTTAATTGAATTTTTTAGAAACTGGTTACTTGAGCATATTCTAGACCATGACATGAGTATCAAGACTTTTTTGGTTCAGAAGGAGGAAGACGATATCCCC from Pseudodesulfovibrio aespoeensis Aspo-2 includes the following:
- a CDS encoding bacteriohemerythrin encodes the protein MSEAIKWNDSLSLGLEVIDEQHKKLLKIVNELICCFDRDDRDHFLKIKFSELREYTVVHFHDEEDYMVKIQYDKITEHKKQHDDLKKQVKSYQASFFHHESITKDQLIEFFRNWLLEHILDHDMSIKTFLVQKEEDDIPADDKEKNSDDETKDDSPK